The following coding sequences are from one Buteo buteo unplaced genomic scaffold, bButBut1.hap1.1 HAP1_SCAFFOLD_62, whole genome shotgun sequence window:
- the LOC142027842 gene encoding uncharacterized protein LOC142027842 — METCLITAVPVADGHPTAQPDLVREPQGNPTDVAGRNGYPASQPGSRADAQGDRTGPQRAKYKAKAEIGRSSQRSPEVLKEILKELDKAAREMDRETVEKEAFQEGDSHAVPVSDEKTGAIQSTGVPVAVLSSPGEAHHARRYEFSPKSAGVDDKRNTNAVDPQDFRYYCIEGAVAVLGSVLFGMILCCVICLWRKRRRRLSAASRAWSDTSSCSSGLDSRSSRCSTPESWTRQQEPSPVPAKPAPLPQSSRERASASPDSRPARPPPPRPSWLSNSASRLLRDQPSDLEPPEELKPPARAPSPSRRPSCKGLSQPHQGMGLGYNDRLLTDSFRDRPFVSE; from the exons ATGGAAACGTGCTTGATTACAGCTGTGCCTGTAGCCGATGGCCACCCGACTGCTCAGCCGGATCTTGTCCGGGAGCCTCAGGGCAACCCCACAG aCGTGGCTGGACGCAATGGCTATCCAGCTTCCCAGCCGGGTTCCAGGGCTGACGCGCAGGGAGATCGCACGG GTCCTCAAAGAGCAAAGTATAAAGCTAAAGCTGAAATAGGAAGATCTTCCCAGCGGTCACCAGAAGTCCTAAAGGAAATCCTGAAGGAACTGGACAAAGCAGCACGTG agatGGACCGTGAGACTGTGGAGAAGGAGGCGTTTCAGGAAGGAGATAGTCACGCAGTGCCAGTCTCTGACGAAAAAACAGGGGCAATTCAATCAACAGGCGTGCCAG tggcagtgctgtccagccctggagaagccCACCACGCCAGGAGATATGAATTTTCTCCGAAGAGTGCAG GTGTGGAtgacaagagaaacacaaatgctgTGGATCCTCAAGATTTCCGGTACTACTGCATAGAAGGCGCCGTGGCGGTCCTGGGCTCCGTGCTGTTTGGGATGATACTGTGTTGTGTGATCTGTCTGTGGAGGAAGAGACGACG gcgCCTCTCCGCAGCTTCGCGAGCCTGGTCCgacaccagcagctgctcctcggGCCTGGACAGCCGGAGCAGCCGCTGCAGCACCCCGGAGAGCTGGACCCGACAGCAAGAGCCATCACCTGTGCCTGCAAAACCGGCCCccctgccacagagcagcagggaacgGGCCTCCGCCAGCCCGGAcagccgcccggcccgcccgcctccACCCCGGCCCTCATGGCTGTCCAACTCAGCCAGCCGGCTGTTGCGGGACCAGCCCAGCGACCTCGAGCCCCCAGAGGAATTGAAGCCACCCGCCCGCGCCCCAAGCCCATCGCGCCGGCCCTCCTGCAAGGGCCTGAGCCAGCCCCACCAGGGTATGGGTTTGGGCTACAATGACAGACTCCTGACGGACAGCTTCAGGGATCGACCATTCGTGTCCGAGTAA
- the LOC142027843 gene encoding T-cell activation Rho GTPase-activating protein-like: MDVSPDALIANKCLREAVNNLRNGIGYTKRLHQQIRQQQQPLLPPPPPPLMSVLFTSSSLEEKAPGQAGSGCGRALFGQPLAALCGEDSSLPRPIQELLAVLHREGPSTEGIFRRAASGTEFRELREAMDHGADVDLGSQPALLLAVILKDFLRSIPAKLLVTDLYEDWMAAMQKSGKEEKVEELKA; this comes from the exons ATGGATGTTTCGCCTGATGCTTTAATTGCCAACAAGTGCCTACGCGAG gctgtgaacaatttaagaaatggaaTTGGCTACACAAAAAGGCTGCATCAGCAGAttcggcagcagcagcagccgctaCTGCCACCGCCTCCACCACCACTCATGAGTGTTCTGTTCACCAGCAGTTCgttggaagagaag gcgccagggcaggcgggctccggctgtggcagggcgctttttggacagcccctggcagccctctgcggggaggacagctccctgccccggcccatccag gagctgctggctgtcctgcaccggGAAGGACCATCGACGGAAGGGATATTCCGAAGAGCTGCCAGCGGAACGGAATTTCGGGAGCTGCGAGAGGCCATGGACCACGGCGCCGACgtcgacctgggcagccagcctgcgctgctgctggccgtcatcttgaag gacttcctccgaagcatccccgccaagctcctcgtgacagacctctacgaggactggatggcggcgatgcagaagagcggcaaggaggagaaggttgaagagctgaaagcgtaa